The following are encoded in a window of Tissierellales bacterium genomic DNA:
- a CDS encoding amidohydrolase family protein, producing the protein KKKGIGDFSKIPNGCPSVQDRLALLWSYGVAKGRITKERFVDLFATTPAKVVGLREKGQIAVGFDADIVIYDPEYKGEITVENSYHESDYNSFEGMDMIGRPEKVYLRGKLTAENGKFVGEIGQGRYIKAKPFGLCYDEFEEADKEKAHA; encoded by the coding sequence TAAGAAAAAAGGTATAGGAGACTTTAGTAAAATACCAAATGGTTGCCCTAGTGTACAGGACAGACTGGCCCTTTTATGGTCATATGGAGTAGCAAAAGGTAGGATAACTAAAGAAAGATTTGTAGATTTATTTGCAACGACCCCTGCAAAGGTTGTTGGACTTAGAGAAAAAGGCCAAATTGCTGTAGGATTTGATGCAGATATAGTTATATATGATCCTGAATACAAGGGAGAAATAACTGTAGAGAATAGTTACCATGAATCAGATTATAATTCTTTTGAAGGAATGGATATGATAGGAAGACCAGAAAAAGTATATCTAAGAGGAAAACTAACCGCTGAAAATGGTAAATTTGTAGGTGAGATAGGTCAAGGTAGATATATTAAAGCCAAACCATTTGGATTATGCTATGACGAATTTGAAGAAGCGGATAAAGAGAAAGCACATGCATAA